The proteins below come from a single Procambarus clarkii isolate CNS0578487 chromosome 54, FALCON_Pclarkii_2.0, whole genome shotgun sequence genomic window:
- the LOC138352661 gene encoding uncharacterized protein: protein MLRSNGQNTTSTVTSTAATSTVTSTAANSTVTSTAANSTVTSTTATSTVTSTAANSTVTSTAANSTVTSTAATSTVTSTAANSTVTSTAANSTVTSTAVTSTVTSTAANSTVTSTAATSTAANSTVTATAANSAVTSTAANSTVTSTAANSTVTSTAVTSTVTSTAANSTVTSTAATSTVTSTAANSAVTSTAANSTVTSTAANSTVANSTVTSIAANFTVTSTAANSTVTSIAANFTMTSTAATSTVTSTAANSTVTSTAANSTVTSTAANSTVTSTVANSTVTSIAANSAVTSTAATSTVTSTAANSTVTSTAANYTVTSTAANSTVTSTTANSTVTSTAANSTVTSTAANSTVTSTAANSTVANSTVTSIAVNSTVTSTAATSTVTSTATNATVTSTAANSTVTSTAANSTVTSTAANSTVTSTAANSTVTSTAANSTVTSTAANSTVTSTAANSTVTSTAANSTVTSTAGSSTMISTAAKSQSLTGLRPEGSASPLAG, encoded by the coding sequence ATGCTGAGGAGTAACGGCCAAAATACAACATCTACTGTGACCTCTACTGCTGCCACCTCTACTGTGACCTCTACTGCTGCCAACTCTACTGTGACCTCTACTGCTGCCAACTCTACTGtgacctctactactgccacctctACTGTGACCTCTACTGCTGCCAACTCTACTGTGACCTCTACTGCTGCCAACTCTACTGTGACCTCTACTGCTGCCACCTCTACTGTGACCTCTACTGCTGCCAACTCTACTGTGACCTCTACTGCTGCCAACTCTACTGTGACCTCTACTGCTGTTACCTCTACTGTGACCTCTACTGCTGCCAACTCTACTGTGACCTCTACTGCTGCCACCTCTACTGCTGCCAACTCTACTGTGACCGCTACTGCTGCCAACTCTGCTGTGACCTCTACTGCTGCCAACTCTACTGTGACCTCTACTGCTGCCAACTCTACTGTGACCTCTACTGCTGTCACCTCTACTGTGACCTCTACTGCTGCTAACTCTACTGTGACCTCTACTGCTGCCACCTCTACTGTGACCTCTACTGCTGCCAACTCTGCTGTGACCTCTACTGCTGCCAACTCTACTGTGACCTCTACTGCTGCCAACTCTACTGTTGCCAATTCTACTGTGACCTCTATTGCTGCCAACTTTACTGTGACCTCTACTGCTGCCAACTCTACTGTGACCTCTATTGCTGCCAACTTTACTATGACCTCTACTGCTGCCACCTCTACTGTGACCTCTACTGCTGCCAACTCTACTGTGACCTCTACTGCTGCCAACTCTACTGTGACCTCTACTGCTGCCAACTCTACTGTGACCTCTACTGTTGCCAATTCTACGGTGACCTCTATTGCTGCCAACTCTGCTGTGACATCTACTGCTGCCACCTCTACTGTGACCTCTACTGCTGCCAACTCTACTGTGACCTCTACTGCTGCCAACTATACTGTGACCTCTACTGCTGCCAACTCTACTGTGACCTCTACTACTGCCAACTCTACTGTGACCTCTACTGCTGCCAACTCTACTGTGACCTCTACTGCTGCCAACTCTACTGTGACCTCTACTGCTGCCAACTCTACTGTTGCCAATTCTACTGTGACCTCTATTGCTGTCAACTCTACTGTGACCTCTACTGCTGCCACCTCTACTGTGACCTCTACTGCTACCAACGCTACTGTGACCTCTACTGCTGCCAACTCTACTGTGACCTCTACTGCTGCCAACTCTACTGTGACCTCTACTGCTGCCAACTCTACTGTGACCTCTACTGCTGCCAACTCTACTGTGACCTCTACTGCTGCCAATTCTACTGTGACCTCTACTGCTGCCAACTCTACTGTGACCTCTACTGCTGCCAACTCTACTGTGACCTCTACTGCTGCCAACTCTACTGTGACCTCTACTGCTGGCAGCTCTACTATGATCTCTACTGCTGCCAAATCACAGTCTCTTACAGGGCTACGACCTGAAGGTTCAGCTTCTCCCCTCGCTGGTTGA